A genome region from Thalassotalea euphylliae includes the following:
- a CDS encoding SLC13 family permease — MTAMQWFVLAVFVATFLGLIKFQKVPERVFFASTLTCLFASIVSTQDILYNAVNPGLVTLLLLVLCSFTFERTSVLRKLSNILISGSKVKSTLRTLLSAAFASALMNNTAVVASLINTIKNNTLINPGKLLLPLSFVAILGGTLTLVGTSTNLLVNSLYIEQSGQPLQFFDFTLVGGSALLVCFFVIVLRAGSLPNIAEEALQTKEYLLEAEIAEYSALIGKTVEENGLRNLDSIFLVEVVRKGRLISPVTPEEVLQPKDKLIFTGDITKVLTLQQFDGLTLFAEQDGLLRDNLTEIVIKPDSSVIGKSLKSAGFRARFDAAVVAIRREGETLSGKLGEIVIQSGDFLVLAVGSDFSSRTNLSKNFYILSGHKPDNMLSGWRDKLTVAGFFITIGVSVFTSISLLKCLMFYVALLVFSGCLTINEIKRRFPLEIWMIVLSALTLAKAMENSGLATVMAENVEQLLDGKSIYVAFVMIFVLSLLVTELVTNNAAAALIFPIAYNIALGLDASPLPFVMAVAFAASGSFISPYGYQTNVMVYNAGNYRLTDFVKFGIPVSFTYSLVVLVMIPLVFPFY; from the coding sequence ATGACAGCAATGCAATGGTTTGTGCTGGCTGTTTTCGTCGCTACCTTTTTAGGCTTAATTAAATTTCAAAAGGTACCTGAGCGGGTATTTTTTGCATCTACATTGACTTGCTTATTTGCTTCTATTGTATCCACTCAAGATATTCTCTATAACGCGGTAAACCCTGGTTTAGTAACTCTATTGCTATTGGTGCTTTGCTCTTTTACTTTTGAGCGCACCAGTGTACTGCGCAAGCTTTCGAATATTCTGATCAGTGGTTCCAAAGTAAAATCAACGCTACGTACTTTGTTAAGCGCGGCCTTTGCGTCGGCGCTGATGAACAACACAGCAGTTGTCGCAAGTTTAATTAATACCATTAAAAACAATACGTTGATAAACCCAGGTAAGCTTTTATTGCCTCTATCTTTTGTTGCTATCTTAGGGGGCACATTAACGTTAGTTGGCACTTCGACGAATTTATTAGTCAACAGTTTATACATTGAGCAAAGCGGACAACCACTGCAATTCTTTGACTTCACGTTAGTGGGGGGCTCAGCATTATTAGTGTGCTTTTTTGTCATTGTGCTACGCGCAGGTTCACTGCCCAATATTGCCGAAGAAGCCTTGCAAACGAAAGAATACCTACTTGAAGCGGAAATCGCTGAATACTCAGCGCTTATTGGTAAAACCGTTGAAGAAAATGGGCTGCGTAATCTTGATTCTATATTCTTAGTAGAAGTGGTACGCAAAGGGCGGCTAATCTCGCCAGTAACTCCTGAAGAAGTATTACAGCCAAAAGATAAGTTAATCTTTACTGGTGATATCACTAAGGTATTAACCTTACAGCAGTTTGATGGTTTAACCTTGTTTGCTGAACAAGATGGTTTACTCAGAGACAACTTAACCGAGATTGTTATTAAACCGGATTCTTCGGTTATCGGAAAAAGCTTAAAAAGTGCTGGCTTCCGCGCCCGTTTTGATGCCGCTGTTGTGGCAATTCGTCGAGAGGGTGAAACTCTGTCGGGTAAACTTGGAGAAATTGTTATCCAGTCAGGTGACTTTTTAGTGCTTGCCGTAGGTAGTGATTTTAGCTCTCGAACTAACTTATCAAAAAACTTTTACATTCTTTCTGGTCACAAGCCAGACAATATGTTGTCGGGTTGGCGAGACAAACTGACGGTTGCTGGGTTCTTTATCACCATAGGTGTGTCGGTCTTTACCTCAATATCCTTGCTGAAATGTTTAATGTTTTATGTGGCCTTGTTAGTGTTTTCTGGCTGCTTAACGATCAATGAAATTAAACGTCGATTTCCGCTAGAGATATGGATGATTGTACTGAGCGCATTGACACTCGCCAAGGCTATGGAAAATAGCGGTTTAGCAACCGTTATGGCGGAAAATGTAGAGCAGCTTTTAGATGGCAAAAGCATCTATGTCGCGTTTGTGATGATTTTTGTGCTGTCGCTACTAGTGACTGAACTTGTTACTAACAACGCCGCTGCCGCATTAATTTTCCCGATTGCTTACAATATTGCGTTAGGGCTCGACGCTAGCCCTTTACCATTTGTCATGGCGGTAGCATTTGCCGCTAGCGGCAGTTTTATAAGCCCGTACGGTTATCAAACCAATGTGATGGTATACAACGCCGGTAATTATCGTTTAACAGATTTTGTTAAGTTCGGCATTCCCGTTTCTTTCACATACTCACTGGTGGTACTGGTTATGATCCCACTTGTCTTCCCATTTTATTAA
- the serA gene encoding phosphoglycerate dehydrogenase — MNKTSLAKEKIKILLLEGVHSSALEELKAKGYSNIEYLKTSLAESALIEKIKDVHFIGIRSRTQLTEKVLSNANKLVAIGCFCIGTNQVNLAAAQARGIPVFNAPFSNTRSVAELVLGEILLLLRGIPEKNAKAHRGEWFKSAAGSVEARGKTLGIIGYGHIGTQLGILAETIGMRVRFYDIETKLPLGNASQAPSLTALLKESDVISLHVPETPQTQNMIGEAELEVIKQGSILINASRGTVVDIDALAQALESKKIGGAAIDVFPVEPKGNDEEFISPLRAFDNVILTPHIGGSTLEAQENIGLEVASKLAKYSDNGSTLSAVNFPEVSLPEHTGTSRLLHIHHNQPGVLTAINNAFAGLGINIAAQYLQTDDKIGYVVIEVETESSEAALAELKQIDGTIRTRILH; from the coding sequence ATGAATAAAACATCTCTAGCTAAAGAAAAAATTAAAATTCTATTATTGGAAGGGGTTCACTCAAGTGCCCTTGAAGAGCTAAAAGCCAAAGGCTATAGCAATATTGAATACTTGAAAACCTCGTTAGCAGAGAGCGCACTCATCGAGAAAATTAAAGATGTCCACTTTATTGGTATTCGTTCACGTACTCAGCTTACTGAAAAAGTACTAAGCAATGCTAATAAACTCGTCGCCATCGGTTGTTTTTGTATTGGTACTAACCAAGTTAATTTAGCGGCGGCGCAAGCAAGAGGCATTCCGGTATTCAATGCGCCATTCTCTAATACCCGCTCAGTTGCGGAATTAGTGCTTGGTGAAATTTTACTACTGCTACGCGGTATTCCAGAGAAAAACGCGAAAGCACATCGCGGTGAATGGTTTAAGTCTGCTGCAGGTTCGGTTGAAGCCCGTGGTAAAACGCTAGGTATTATTGGCTATGGTCACATAGGTACTCAACTTGGTATTCTTGCAGAAACTATAGGTATGCGCGTACGCTTCTACGACATAGAAACTAAGCTACCACTTGGTAATGCCAGCCAAGCACCTTCACTAACGGCACTTCTAAAAGAGTCAGATGTGATTAGTTTGCATGTACCAGAAACACCACAAACGCAGAATATGATTGGCGAAGCCGAGTTAGAAGTGATCAAGCAAGGTAGTATTTTAATTAATGCGTCACGCGGCACGGTTGTGGATATTGATGCACTTGCCCAAGCGCTGGAAAGCAAGAAGATTGGTGGCGCTGCCATTGATGTATTCCCTGTCGAGCCTAAAGGCAACGACGAAGAATTTATCTCGCCGCTTCGCGCGTTCGACAATGTTATTCTTACACCACACATTGGTGGTAGTACTCTAGAAGCACAAGAAAACATTGGCTTAGAAGTAGCGAGCAAGCTAGCTAAATACTCAGACAATGGCTCTACGCTATCAGCAGTTAACTTCCCTGAAGTATCACTGCCTGAGCACACAGGCACATCTCGCTTGCTTCACATTCACCATAACCAACCGGGCGTACTAACCGCGATCAACAATGCATTCGCTGGCCTTGGCATTAACATTGCCGCGCAATACCTGCAAACAGATGACAAAATTGGCTATGTAGTTATTGAAGTGGAAACAGAGAGTAGCGAAGCAGCACTAGCAGAGTTGAAGCAAATCGACGGAACTATTCGTACGCGAATTTTGCATTAG
- the cysD gene encoding sulfate adenylyltransferase subunit CysD, giving the protein MNLTHLQKLEAESIHIIREVAAEFDKPVMLYSVGKDSAVLLHLARKAFAPGKIPFPLLHVDTDWKFKEMIQFRDQMAEKYGFELLVHKNPDGIAMGMNPFDFGSAKHTDVMKTQGLKQALDKYQFDAAFGGARRDEEKSRAKERVYSFRDKNHRWDPKNQRPELWNVYNGKVNKGESIRVFPLSNWTELDIWQYIYLENIEIVPLYLSAERPVVERDGTLIMVDDERMPLAEDEKPMMKKVRFRTLGCYPLTGAVESEAATLPDIIQEMLLTKTSERQGRVIDHDSSGSMEKKKMEGYF; this is encoded by the coding sequence ATGAACTTAACACATCTACAAAAGCTCGAAGCTGAATCTATTCATATCATTCGTGAGGTTGCAGCAGAGTTTGACAAACCCGTCATGCTTTACTCCGTTGGTAAAGATTCTGCTGTTTTACTACATTTAGCCCGTAAAGCGTTTGCTCCAGGTAAAATTCCATTTCCGTTACTGCACGTAGATACCGACTGGAAATTCAAAGAAATGATCCAGTTTCGCGATCAAATGGCCGAAAAATATGGGTTTGAGTTGCTTGTTCATAAAAACCCAGATGGCATAGCCATGGGCATGAATCCATTTGATTTTGGTAGTGCTAAACATACTGATGTGATGAAAACACAGGGTTTAAAACAGGCGCTCGACAAGTATCAATTCGATGCTGCATTTGGCGGTGCTCGCCGCGATGAAGAAAAGTCTCGTGCAAAAGAGCGCGTTTATTCATTCCGCGATAAAAATCATCGCTGGGACCCTAAAAATCAGCGCCCTGAGCTTTGGAATGTGTATAACGGCAAAGTTAACAAGGGCGAGAGTATTCGTGTCTTCCCACTGTCAAATTGGACCGAATTAGATATTTGGCAATACATCTACCTTGAAAATATCGAGATTGTGCCACTGTATTTATCAGCTGAACGCCCAGTGGTTGAGCGCGATGGTACCTTAATCATGGTTGATGACGAACGTATGCCATTGGCTGAAGATGAAAAGCCAATGATGAAAAAAGTGCGTTTTAGAACACTAGGTTGTTACCCGTTAACAGGTGCCGTTGAATCTGAAGCGGCGACCTTGCCAGATATTATTCAGGAAATGTTACTCACTAAAACTTCTGAGCGCCAAGGTCGAGTCATTGATCACGACTCTTCCGGTTCGATGGAGAAAAAGAAAATGGAAGGTTACTTCTAA
- the rpiA gene encoding ribose-5-phosphate isomerase RpiA: protein MTQDELKKAVGQAAVKFIKPDTIVGVGTGSTVNHFIDALAEVKDQLKGAVSSSVQSTEKLKAYGIEVFDLNEVNELDVYVDGADEINEHMHMIKGGGAALTREKIVAAVAKEFICIADESKQVGVLGEFPLPVEVIPMARSYVARELVKLGGDPVYRQGVVTDNGNVILDVYNLKIVDPKALEIAINAIVGVVTNGLFACRGADRLLLGTKAGVTEHNLG, encoded by the coding sequence ATGACTCAAGACGAATTAAAAAAAGCCGTAGGCCAAGCCGCCGTTAAGTTTATCAAACCAGATACCATTGTTGGTGTTGGCACAGGCTCTACCGTTAACCACTTTATTGATGCATTAGCAGAAGTAAAAGATCAGCTCAAAGGCGCGGTTTCAAGCTCAGTACAGTCAACTGAAAAACTCAAAGCGTATGGTATTGAGGTATTCGATCTTAACGAAGTTAATGAGCTTGATGTTTATGTCGATGGTGCTGACGAAATCAACGAGCACATGCATATGATTAAGGGCGGTGGTGCCGCGTTAACACGTGAGAAAATTGTTGCCGCAGTTGCAAAAGAGTTTATTTGTATCGCTGATGAAAGTAAGCAAGTTGGCGTTTTAGGTGAATTCCCTTTACCTGTAGAAGTTATTCCTATGGCACGCAGTTATGTTGCTCGTGAGCTAGTAAAACTCGGTGGTGACCCTGTCTATCGCCAAGGTGTAGTAACCGACAATGGTAATGTTATTCTTGACGTTTACAATCTAAAAATTGTTGACCCGAAAGCACTAGAAATCGCTATCAATGCCATTGTTGGCGTGGTGACTAACGGTCTTTTTGCTTGCCGTGGTGCAGACCGCTTATTACTAGGTACTAAAGCCGGTGTAACCGAGCATAATTTAGGCTAG
- a CDS encoding UDP-glucose dehydrogenase family protein: MKVTVFGIGYVGLVQAAILASVGHDVVCVDVDEEKVANLKKGIIPIYEPGLTPIVEQTCKDGLLNFTTDAQAGVEHGEVQFIAVGTPPDEDGSADLKYVLAVAKTIATYMTSPKIVVDKSTVPVGTADKVSVQIADVLASRSAELEFDVVSNPEFLKEGAAVSDCSKPDRIVIGTDNEASKAVMRELYAPFNRNHERMIFMDVRSAELTKYAANCMLATKISFMNEIANLAERLGADIESVRQGIGSDSRIGYQFIYAGCGYGGSCFPKDVQALVKTANDVDYKPSLLEAVESINYSQKQKLFSHLNTHFAQNLAGKRIALWGLSFKPKTDDMREAPARELMEALWQAGATVQAYDPKAMEECQRIYGERDDLILCGTKEQALKSADALVVCTEWPQFKAPDLAMLKSSLTHPVVVDGRNLYEPSMMKEKGFSYYAIGRGDSVKVAKK; this comes from the coding sequence ATGAAAGTAACGGTTTTTGGCATTGGTTATGTTGGTCTTGTGCAAGCGGCTATTTTAGCCTCAGTAGGACATGATGTAGTTTGTGTTGATGTTGACGAAGAGAAGGTCGCTAACCTTAAAAAAGGCATTATTCCAATTTATGAGCCTGGCTTAACTCCAATAGTTGAACAAACTTGTAAAGACGGTTTGTTGAATTTTACTACAGACGCTCAGGCTGGCGTTGAACATGGTGAAGTTCAATTTATCGCTGTTGGTACCCCACCAGATGAAGACGGCTCTGCTGATTTGAAATATGTACTAGCCGTCGCTAAAACCATAGCGACTTATATGACTTCACCTAAAATCGTGGTCGATAAATCAACAGTGCCTGTTGGTACCGCCGATAAGGTAAGTGTGCAAATAGCTGATGTATTGGCGTCAAGAAGTGCTGAGCTTGAGTTTGATGTGGTCTCTAATCCAGAGTTTCTTAAAGAAGGTGCGGCAGTTAGCGATTGTTCAAAACCTGATCGTATTGTTATCGGTACTGATAATGAAGCGTCGAAAGCGGTTATGCGAGAATTGTATGCGCCATTTAACCGAAATCACGAACGTATGATTTTTATGGATGTGCGTTCAGCTGAGCTTACCAAGTATGCAGCCAATTGTATGCTAGCGACGAAAATTTCGTTTATGAATGAGATTGCTAATTTAGCAGAGCGTCTTGGTGCTGATATTGAGTCCGTTCGTCAAGGTATAGGTTCAGATTCTCGTATCGGTTATCAATTTATCTATGCTGGCTGTGGCTATGGGGGCTCTTGCTTCCCGAAAGACGTTCAAGCGCTGGTGAAAACAGCAAATGATGTAGATTATAAACCTTCTCTTCTCGAAGCTGTGGAGAGTATCAATTATTCTCAGAAGCAGAAACTCTTTAGCCATCTTAATACTCATTTTGCTCAAAATTTAGCTGGCAAGCGCATAGCGCTTTGGGGTCTTTCATTTAAACCTAAAACAGATGATATGAGAGAAGCTCCTGCAAGAGAGTTAATGGAAGCGCTATGGCAAGCTGGCGCAACAGTGCAGGCATATGACCCTAAAGCAATGGAGGAGTGTCAGCGAATCTATGGCGAACGAGATGACCTGATATTGTGCGGTACTAAAGAACAAGCATTAAAATCAGCCGACGCATTAGTTGTGTGTACGGAGTGGCCTCAGTTCAAGGCGCCTGATTTAGCGATGCTTAAAAGCTCATTAACACACCCTGTCGTCGTCGATGGTCGTAATTTGTATGAACCAAGTATGATGAAAGAAAAGGGTTTTAGCTATTATGCTATTGGTCGTGGAGACAGTGTTAAGGTTGCTAAGAAATAG
- the galU gene encoding UTP--glucose-1-phosphate uridylyltransferase GalU, producing MAKQIKKAVIPVAGLGTRMLPATKAIPKEMLPIVDKPLIQYIVDECVSAGLKEIILVTHSSKNAIENHFDKSFELETTLENRVKRQLLEEVQSICPKDVTIMHVRQGEAKGLGHAVLKARSLVGNEPFVVVLPDVILDDESANLNTENLAAMLERYANSGNSQIMVEPVPMEKVSSYGVVDCGGAKLTAGEVAPMTAVVEKPPEDEAPSNLAVVGRYVLSEQIWDLLEFTPPGAGDEIQLTDAIASLMKVETVEAFHMTGKSHDCGSKFGYMKANVEYALRHPELKARFNEFIASLDL from the coding sequence ATGGCGAAACAAATTAAAAAAGCAGTAATTCCAGTGGCGGGTTTGGGAACCCGTATGCTACCAGCAACTAAGGCCATTCCTAAGGAAATGCTACCAATAGTTGATAAACCACTGATTCAATATATTGTTGATGAGTGTGTTAGTGCCGGATTAAAAGAAATTATTTTGGTTACGCATTCATCAAAAAATGCAATTGAGAACCATTTTGATAAATCATTTGAGTTGGAAACTACATTAGAAAACCGTGTGAAACGCCAGCTGCTTGAAGAGGTTCAATCTATTTGCCCCAAAGACGTGACGATTATGCATGTTCGCCAGGGTGAAGCTAAAGGTCTTGGACATGCAGTACTTAAGGCAAGGTCATTAGTCGGTAACGAACCTTTTGTAGTTGTATTACCGGATGTTATTTTAGATGATGAAAGCGCAAATCTAAATACTGAGAATTTGGCTGCGATGCTTGAGCGGTATGCTAATAGTGGTAATAGCCAAATTATGGTTGAACCAGTTCCGATGGAGAAAGTTAGTAGCTATGGTGTTGTCGACTGTGGTGGTGCCAAATTAACGGCTGGAGAAGTAGCGCCAATGACTGCAGTTGTTGAAAAGCCACCAGAGGATGAAGCTCCATCTAATTTGGCAGTGGTTGGTCGTTATGTGCTTTCAGAGCAAATTTGGGATTTACTTGAGTTTACCCCACCAGGTGCCGGCGACGAGATACAACTGACGGATGCCATTGCTAGCCTAATGAAAGTGGAAACGGTGGAAGCATTTCATATGACAGGAAAATCTCACGATTGTGGCTCAAAGTTCGGCTATATGAAAGCTAATGTTGAATATGCATTACGTCACCCAGAGTTGAAAGCAAGGTTTAATGAGTTTATTGCTTCACTTGACTTGTAA
- the cysN gene encoding sulfate adenylyltransferase subunit CysN, whose amino-acid sequence MSHQSDLIEQDIEAYLKQHENKELVRFLTCGSVDDGKSTLIGRLLHDSKMIFEDQLAAIEKDSKKSGTTGEAVDLALLVDGLQSEREQGITIDVAYRYFSTEKRKFIIADTPGHEQYTRNMATGASTCDLAIILIDARRGVQVQTRRHSFICSLLGIKHVLVAVNKMDLVEYDQDRYQQIKKDYREFAEELNFDDIRFVPISALNGDNVVEESENMPWYPGATMMKLLNTIKVEPANQLSEFRFPVQYVNRPHLNFRGFAGTVAAGQVRVGDTIVALPSGKESEVKSIVTFDGELERAEQGQAVTLTLTDEIDISRGEMIVRKGSSVISSNQFNASVVWMHDDALETGREYYIKHGSKLTTGHVTSVVSRTDVNTLEQSDASNLALNEIGAVNFEVAEVFHFDPYQTNAETGAFIIIDRLTNITVGAGMINHETQKDEAQTFTAFEVEFNALVRKHFPHWGARDISKLFN is encoded by the coding sequence ATGAGTCACCAATCAGACTTAATTGAACAAGACATTGAAGCTTATTTAAAACAACACGAAAACAAAGAGCTCGTTCGCTTTCTAACTTGCGGTAGCGTAGATGATGGCAAAAGCACACTAATCGGTCGCTTACTGCATGATTCAAAAATGATCTTTGAAGATCAGCTAGCCGCCATTGAAAAAGACAGTAAGAAATCAGGTACAACAGGTGAAGCGGTTGACTTAGCACTACTTGTTGATGGTTTGCAATCAGAGCGAGAGCAGGGCATTACGATTGACGTTGCTTATCGTTACTTCTCAACGGAAAAGCGCAAATTCATTATTGCCGACACGCCGGGCCACGAGCAGTACACACGTAATATGGCAACAGGTGCGTCAACCTGTGATCTGGCGATTATCTTGATTGATGCACGCCGTGGTGTGCAAGTGCAAACACGTCGTCATTCATTTATCTGTTCATTACTTGGCATCAAGCACGTGCTGGTGGCTGTTAATAAAATGGATTTGGTTGAGTATGACCAAGACCGTTACCAACAGATTAAGAAAGACTACCGCGAATTTGCGGAAGAGCTTAACTTTGATGACATCCGTTTTGTGCCAATTTCAGCATTAAATGGCGACAATGTTGTTGAAGAAAGTGAAAATATGCCGTGGTACCCAGGCGCAACTATGATGAAGTTACTTAACACCATCAAAGTTGAACCTGCCAATCAACTTAGCGAGTTCCGTTTCCCTGTTCAATACGTTAATCGTCCTCATTTAAACTTCCGGGGGTTTGCTGGTACTGTGGCAGCAGGTCAAGTGCGCGTGGGCGACACTATAGTTGCACTACCTTCAGGTAAAGAAAGTGAAGTTAAGTCTATCGTGACATTTGATGGCGAGCTAGAGCGTGCTGAGCAAGGGCAAGCCGTTACTTTAACACTGACCGATGAAATTGATATTAGTCGTGGTGAAATGATCGTGCGAAAAGGTAGTAGCGTTATTTCATCTAATCAGTTCAATGCTTCTGTTGTTTGGATGCACGACGATGCACTGGAAACTGGACGTGAATATTACATTAAGCACGGCAGTAAACTAACCACAGGTCATGTTACAAGCGTTGTTAGTCGCACTGATGTCAATACGCTTGAGCAAAGTGATGCGAGCAATTTAGCGCTTAATGAGATTGGCGCAGTTAATTTTGAAGTTGCTGAAGTATTTCATTTTGACCCATATCAAACCAATGCTGAAACTGGTGCATTTATCATTATTGATCGCCTAACTAACATTACTGTTGGCGCAGGTATGATCAATCATGAAACACAAAAAGACGAAGCACAGACTTTCACAGCGTTTGAGGTTGAATTTAATGCCTTGGTGCGTAAGCATTTCCCGCATTGGGGTGCTCGCGATATTTCTAAATTATTCAATTAA
- a CDS encoding 5-formyltetrahydrofolate cyclo-ligase — MRTEIRQQRSLLSNKSQHKAAIELVSQLTNLVDVKSANTIALYLANDGELDPSQFIKWCWQQGKRVVLPVLHPFTPGHLLFLQYTPSTLMLSNRFGIPEPRLDVRQVVPLSSIDIIFTPLVAFDNSGHRLGMGGGFYDRTLASLDRCPSKQSIQTAAPEAAITQATVTKTTITQTKALDADTQLASEGKTSRKNKLIGLAHDCQQVPQIPIEPWDIPLPMIVTPNQIIRAKC, encoded by the coding sequence ATGAGAACTGAGATCAGACAACAGCGCTCGTTGCTTAGCAATAAAAGCCAGCACAAGGCCGCTATTGAGCTAGTTTCACAGCTCACAAACCTAGTAGACGTTAAAAGTGCGAACACTATTGCACTCTATTTAGCAAACGATGGTGAGTTGGATCCTAGCCAATTTATAAAATGGTGCTGGCAACAAGGAAAACGTGTTGTATTACCCGTATTACATCCTTTTACGCCAGGGCATCTATTATTTTTGCAATACACACCTAGTACTTTGATGCTTTCTAACCGTTTTGGTATTCCTGAGCCTAGGCTTGATGTTAGACAGGTCGTCCCCCTTTCATCCATTGATATCATATTCACGCCCTTGGTCGCCTTTGACAATAGTGGTCATCGTTTGGGCATGGGTGGCGGATTTTACGACCGTACATTAGCTAGTTTAGACAGATGCCCCTCAAAACAATCAATTCAAACTGCTGCACCGGAAGCTGCAATAACACAAGCAACAGTCACAAAAACGACAATAACGCAAACTAAAGCGTTAGATGCTGACACCCAATTGGCATCTGAAGGTAAAACGAGTAGAAAAAATAAACTTATTGGTTTAGCACATGACTGCCAGCAAGTACCTCAAATACCAATTGAACCATGGGACATTCCACTGCCGATGATTGTTACGCCAAACCAAATTATTCGAGCTAAGTGTTAG
- a CDS encoding peptide MFS transporter, giving the protein MNSPTPGTFFGHPKGLQTLFFTEMWERMSYYGMRALLVLFMTTSLQTGGLEYTVATATAIYGLYTASVYFMGLPGGWIADRLIGGQKAVWYGGIIIMCGHIVLAIPTTYSFFVGLILVVLGTGLLKPNITALVGQLYEDGDARRDAGFSLYYMGINIGSLIGYTVTGYLQVNQGWHWAFGAAAVGMAIGLIQYQKTIGNLNGVASEPIQPLEPKQKKLAWNIIGAFVIALAATTVMVMNGSLTINPVAVAEFTAYAIAILFLVYFGKVYFGGGLSGVEKKRMWALFLVCLASMCFWSGFEQAGSSLNLFGRDYTDRMLGSFEIPTTWFQNVNPFFIIVLSPFFAALWINLGKKMLTPSYTLKSAIGLVIMGLGFVVMFFAAQAAASGLKVAPYFLVATYFLHTVGELTFSPAALAAVSRLAPKRFAGQMMGVFVLTYSMGNIVAGLFAGNFDPNNVEEMPNLYLQISVFIVGAGVLFAVANKWAARWENSEEEMKPDENGKSADKVTA; this is encoded by the coding sequence ATGAATTCCCCTACTCCAGGGACTTTCTTCGGTCATCCAAAAGGCTTGCAAACCCTTTTCTTTACAGAAATGTGGGAGCGCATGAGCTACTATGGTATGCGTGCACTTCTTGTTCTTTTCATGACCACATCACTTCAAACTGGTGGGCTTGAATACACCGTAGCGACAGCAACGGCAATTTACGGTTTATATACCGCTTCTGTATATTTTATGGGTTTACCTGGCGGCTGGATCGCTGATCGCCTAATTGGTGGGCAAAAAGCGGTTTGGTATGGCGGCATTATTATCATGTGTGGCCACATAGTTTTAGCTATACCTACAACATACAGTTTCTTTGTCGGCTTAATTTTAGTAGTACTTGGTACTGGCTTACTGAAACCTAATATTACTGCGCTAGTAGGACAATTATACGAAGATGGCGACGCACGTCGCGACGCTGGCTTCTCTCTATACTACATGGGCATCAACATCGGCTCACTTATTGGTTACACTGTAACGGGTTATCTTCAAGTTAACCAAGGTTGGCACTGGGCATTTGGTGCAGCTGCTGTGGGTATGGCTATTGGCCTTATCCAATATCAAAAAACGATAGGCAATTTAAATGGTGTAGCAAGTGAACCTATTCAACCATTAGAGCCCAAGCAGAAAAAGCTTGCTTGGAATATTATTGGCGCTTTTGTTATCGCATTAGCTGCAACAACTGTTATGGTGATGAACGGCTCGTTGACCATTAATCCAGTAGCGGTGGCAGAATTTACCGCATATGCAATTGCGATATTATTCTTAGTTTATTTTGGCAAAGTGTACTTCGGTGGCGGCTTAAGTGGCGTAGAAAAGAAGCGTATGTGGGCACTGTTTTTGGTGTGTCTTGCGTCAATGTGTTTCTGGTCTGGATTTGAGCAAGCAGGTTCATCACTAAACCTGTTTGGTCGTGACTACACTGACCGTATGCTCGGTAGCTTTGAAATTCCAACAACTTGGTTCCAAAACGTTAACCCATTCTTCATTATCGTTCTTTCGCCATTTTTTGCGGCTTTATGGATCAATCTTGGCAAGAAAATGCTAACCCCATCTTATACGCTTAAATCGGCAATTGGTTTAGTGATTATGGGTTTAGGTTTCGTTGTTATGTTCTTCGCAGCGCAAGCTGCAGCGAGTGGTTTAAAAGTAGCTCCATACTTCCTAGTCGCAACCTACTTCCTTCATACAGTAGGTGAGTTAACGTTTAGCCCAGCGGCTCTTGCTGCCGTTAGTCGCTTAGCACCTAAACGCTTTGCAGGACAAATGATGGGGGTATTCGTACTCACCTACTCAATGGGTAATATTGTTGCAGGTTTATTTGCAGGTAATTTCGATCCAAACAATGTTGAAGAAATGCCGAACTTATACTTACAAATTAGCGTGTTCATTGTCGGTGCTGGTGTATTGTTTGCTGTTGCAAACAAGTGGGCGGCTCGTTGGGAAAACTCTGAAGAAGAAATGAAACCCGATGAAAATGGCAAAAGCGCTGATAAAGTCACGGCATAA